From the Cervus elaphus chromosome 20, mCerEla1.1, whole genome shotgun sequence genome, one window contains:
- the LOC122676971 gene encoding uncharacterized protein LOC122676971, protein MIMKKRDNMSLPSNLEVGGQDGTQQVVKEAWGSPRVENPSFNTIDISLTPIHSFTDDLGYQGSQDLTSEEDPSLVPGKRQKRNKIAIFRMRRNKVREEDENDKEDEEDEARRSPRVRRKQHAYSKTRQPKQKKISGVLENNLSTTASNTKSSPWSMMEFRQYLCMCCRTQQKLVEENKASDSKERRNPNEKENGGAVSVNEQGREQAPEGTPGGSSGQKPGEQRV, encoded by the exons ATGATAATGAAGAAGAGAGATAATATGTCTCTGCCTTCGAATCTCGAAGTAGGGGGGCAGGATGGGACACAGCAG GTGGTTAAAGAAGCTTGGGGATCCCCAAGGGTAGAAAACCCCTCCTTTAACACCATTGATATATCCTTGACACCCATCCACAGCTTCACTGATGACCTAGGCTATCAAGGGAGCCAGGACCTGACCAGC GAAGAAGACCCCAGCCTTGTTCCAGGCAAGAGACAGAAGCGGAATAAGATTGCCATTTTCCGGATGAGGAGAAATAAGGTGAGGGAGGAAGATGAGAATGACAAGGAGGATGAAGAGGACGAGGCCAGGCGCTCTCCTAGGGTGAGACGGAAGCAACACGCATACTCAAAGACCCGCCAACCAAAGCAAAAGAAGATTTCAGGTGTCCTGGAAAATAACTTGAGCACGACCGCCTCCAATACCAAGTCATCTCCCTGGAGTATGATGGAGTTCCGGCAATACTTGTGTATGTGCTGCCGAACTCAGCAGAAGTTAGTGGAGGAGAACAAAGCATCGGattctaaagaaagaagaaaccccAATGAAAAGGAGAATGGAGGCGCAGTTTCTGTTAATGAGCAAGGGAGGGAACAGGCTCCTGAAGGAACTCCAGGGGGAAGTTCCGGGCAAAAGCCAGGAGAACAGAGAGTGTAA
- the SSR2 gene encoding translocon-associated protein subunit beta isoform X1 has product MCRMRLLAFAVLALFAVTQAEEGARLLASKSLLNRYAVEGRDLTLQYNIYNVGSSAALDVELSDDSFPPEDFGIVSGMLNVKWDRIAPASNVSHTVVLRPLKAGYFNFTSATVTYLAQEDGPVVIGFTSAPGQGGILAQREFDRRFSPHFLDWAAFGVMTLPSIGVPLLLWYSSKRKYDTPKTKKN; this is encoded by the exons ATGTGCAGG atgaGGCTGCTGGCGTTCGCGGTGTTGGCTCTGTTTGCTGTCACTCAAGCAGAGGAAGGAGCCAGGCTTTTGGCCTCCAAATCACTGCTGAACAGATACGCTGTGGAGGGGCGAGACCTGACCTTACAGTACAACATTTACAATGTTGGCTCGAG TGCTGCATTAGATGTGGAATTATCTGATGATTCCTTCCCTCCAGAAGACTTTGGCATTGTCTCTGGAATGCTCAACGTCAAATGGGACCGGATTGCTCC TGCTAGCAACGTCTCCCACACTGTGGTCCTGCGCCCTCTCAAGGCTGGTTATTTCAACTTCACCTCAGCAACTGTTACATACCTGGCCCAGGAGGATGGGCCTGTTGTG atcGGCTTTACCAGTGCACCTGGACAGGGTGGAATCCTGGCTCAGCGGGAGTTTGATAGAAGATTCTCCCCCCATTTT CTGGACTGGGCAGCCTTCGGGGTCATGACCCTCCCTTCTATCGGCGTCCCCCTGCTGTTGTGGTACTCCAGCAAGAGGAAATATGACACCCCCAAAACCAAGAAGAACTGA
- the SSR2 gene encoding translocon-associated protein subunit beta isoform X2, producing the protein MRLLAFAVLALFAVTQAEEGARLLASKSLLNRYAVEGRDLTLQYNIYNVGSSAALDVELSDDSFPPEDFGIVSGMLNVKWDRIAPASNVSHTVVLRPLKAGYFNFTSATVTYLAQEDGPVVIGFTSAPGQGGILAQREFDRRFSPHFLDWAAFGVMTLPSIGVPLLLWYSSKRKYDTPKTKKN; encoded by the exons atgaGGCTGCTGGCGTTCGCGGTGTTGGCTCTGTTTGCTGTCACTCAAGCAGAGGAAGGAGCCAGGCTTTTGGCCTCCAAATCACTGCTGAACAGATACGCTGTGGAGGGGCGAGACCTGACCTTACAGTACAACATTTACAATGTTGGCTCGAG TGCTGCATTAGATGTGGAATTATCTGATGATTCCTTCCCTCCAGAAGACTTTGGCATTGTCTCTGGAATGCTCAACGTCAAATGGGACCGGATTGCTCC TGCTAGCAACGTCTCCCACACTGTGGTCCTGCGCCCTCTCAAGGCTGGTTATTTCAACTTCACCTCAGCAACTGTTACATACCTGGCCCAGGAGGATGGGCCTGTTGTG atcGGCTTTACCAGTGCACCTGGACAGGGTGGAATCCTGGCTCAGCGGGAGTTTGATAGAAGATTCTCCCCCCATTTT CTGGACTGGGCAGCCTTCGGGGTCATGACCCTCCCTTCTATCGGCGTCCCCCTGCTGTTGTGGTACTCCAGCAAGAGGAAATATGACACCCCCAAAACCAAGAAGAACTGA